In Lineus longissimus chromosome 5, tnLinLong1.2, whole genome shotgun sequence, the genomic stretch TCGCATCATTTAAAGCAATCAGCGTGCGAAAGTTGAGCAACGAAAAGGTTATCTGATCCGTCGCAGTTGTGGTTTTGCCAGGGTGATTACCTGATCAGCGGATTTGGGGTGGAAACATTTGATACAAGGTTGGCAGGAATGTTGCAATTTGTGAAACGACACATTAGCATAAATCAGCAGGGTGTGTTGGGAACGAAAACTATGACTGGTAATGGTAGGCTATACATTGTTGAGCATTTTGCTCCATTTTCCAAAGAAGAGGGTAACAGTCATTGGTGGAAGGTATCAATTCAACGAACACTTAAATTGTGAAAGATATGAAAGGTATCTTCGACATTCTTGTTAGTACTGTCGGTGGCTCTTGCTGTTGTTTTTGTTCTTCCTCGTCTTTATCTTTGTTCGATATTGACTACCCGTTTGACCAATTACAGAATCCTGCCTCCatttcattgatattttcagattGACACGAAACTTCGAAACACCGTCATCAACAAACGACCAGATTCTCGTCTGCTCCAGTCTAATCATCGTCTGCCGAATGATAGATAGCAATCAAACCAAATGACAACAAGCATCCAATCATGCAAACATTATCTCTCTCATTGCTAGAGATAGACAGACAAGTTTCCAATTTCTGTCGACAACTTTATCTCTTCTTCAAATTAGGAAATTGTCAACGAATTCAGTAATTCTTGACAGAATTAAGGTGTAAGTTTGGCCGACCACTGATGTCCCGCAGCTAATTGTCCGGAGATATTTGATTGGTTACTTCCTTGGCAACCATTATGAGGTGCAAGATACGATCGATTGGTGTCCAGTGGCGGGCTAAGAATGTTGATAATGAAGGTGCAGCAGTCAGAATAGTGTCTTCATCAAAAGACAACTTGATGAGAAACTCAGATAAACCGTTTGAACACATGTTTGCTTGCTGAGGACACGCAATTTCACGTCTCGCGCACAATGGCGACAGTTGATAAGTCTATGACTCAGCACCACCATACCGACCTCATGAGAAAATGATCCTTTTTGAAATACAAAAACAGCCTCAACAGTCAGCCAGTTGCTGTGTTGGCCGCAAGCCCGTCTCGGTGTTCCCTCATCAAGTTGTTCTTTTCTAACAGCCCCAGCAGTCAGTTTTTCATGGCCACTTGCTGTGTTGATTGCGTTGAATGACTATTGTTCCAGCAAGAATTTTACCCCTTCATTGAGCTAACACATTTCCTTTAGCTCCGATGCCCTTGGTCCGTGGGACTGACCAGTTAGAAAAGTTTCACCATCCGGTTGGGAAAGTTGTCCCTGCTACAATAACCGGTCAAATTTCATGGCGATTAACTATGAAAGTTGACCTTGCAGAATAACTGTTATTTTAGAGAGTGGTCTTTCTGAATGGGATGTGATGATGACGGCTAATGGGGTAGAACCGTATGATTATGTTACGACAGGCCGGATGGGTTGTTAACTTTCCCTACTTTCCCACATGTTGTTGGAATGGGTGGATAACGTATGGAGAGGGATACCCGTCAACTATCGCCAGATGCACACTGCTGGTCATCGCCAATGGAAAACATTTCgttttaaaacaatttgttCATCGATGGAGGCCATACAGCCAACTTCGCCGCAACCGTGTCACAACAGGTGAACACGAAACAGATAGCCGCGACAATTGGTTGGTATTATCAAGGGCAATCATCTTTCGAAACATTGTTTTAAGATCCGAGAAGTGTGGCAATAATTACCAAGGGTTGTTTCAAATAGTATATAATTGTATTATAGACATAAAATTACATTTAATGATGATGAAGGCACCGGAAAGTGTCAACATCCACCCAGCGGGGGCGCTTTCAGGGGGTTCAACACTTGCGCCATTCACAGCCACACTACTTTTGTTGATGAAAGCGGACATGAATAAAAAATTAGCGAATAATTATATCTGGAATAGAATATGAATTATCAGATCATTATGAGCGAACATTCTGCGGATAGTATACAAATTTGTGGGCGACGTCGGAATCGGAAGGGTGCGTTGAAAATGATTGTTGTTTACATGTTTCATTGTGTGTATAAACAAGTTAGCTGCCCGCTCAATTAACTCATCAACAGCCAATTATTGGCAGATGATCGTGTCACTTTGAAATCATGACACTTTGCGAAGGATATTTTTCTGGTGTTTTGAGGCTGTGAAGGCAAAGAGGACCGTCCCAATCAAAGTGATTACATCAACATTAAAAACTATACTTTACCGCTATGAAGTTATGAAGCATTATCAAATTGAACATTCTTCTATAATATATTCACAATCTGATAACGTTGCCATGGCCACACAAAGCCTGCGTCTCCCACCCCAGACGTGTCGCCTTATACTTCATGATATCCCAATCAACGGCTCCAGAAGGACACCAAACCATCACAAATGGGAATTTTCCTCCTTTTAACTCGGAAAGAACGCGCGGCGTCACGATTATCTGGTTTAATAGAGATGAAACAGGAGCATCATACGCCTCAACACGTACCGAGTGTCTTGGAAAATGAAGTGCTTAACCGGACTAAACGCCACGCGTAATAAGCTTACAATTCTGCAATTTGAATCAAGATTAGACATCAATGAGTTTCGACCATTTGGTGTGTTAAACAACAAAGGTCCAACTTCGACCTtttgagtttggaggagggaaATCGGAGTTTGATATGAGGGGAACGCCCAATTGGAGATGCTGGCGCCAAGCTGTTTATGACTGGGTTGTTAGAGCGGATGGATTGGGTAATGTTGGCCTTTTTACATCATCATGTTTGTGAGGGTTGTGCTGTTGCCgttatgttgatgatgatgagggcGATTGTGCCGCATATTGATGCGAGTCGGACTCAATGATGCGAACTTCCGACCCTCGTATAGTCGCCACGCCTGGTTTCCTCTTGTCGTCAATGTGACCGAACGCAATGAGAGATGGTGATATTAAATGAAATGGAACAATCAAAACTATTACGAGAAGTTGCCGGATAGAGACTTGGTTGTGCCCCGTTGGTCGGCGTAGGTTGAAATAGTGTTCAATACtgaccggtgtaacagttttaagtGTCCTCGAGGAAAGAGTGTCTTCCCCTATTGGATGGTGGCGGATAAAGAGACCGATGACCTGGTTCGATACCTCAGAGATGAACCTGTAATGTATGAATCCTTCCCGGACAATATTTTAGAGTAACCAACCTTTAGGACAGAGTTTTCTACAACTAATGTAACAGAGAGTGCAATCATTCTAGAGCTCCGGCCAGTAGCATTTTTCTTATGGCGTCAATGAATCGGCGAACCAACCACACCCACCAAATATACGGAAAGCATATTGGAAGCCTATATGTGGGTCCCAAATGTAGACAAAATCACCGCCAGAAAGGTTTTGCAAATAAATATAACCATGCGTGAACCAAATTTGCGTCAGTTTCATggaattttatcaaaaaatacGGATAAATTTTCTTGCGATTATCTTCAGTCGACGATTTTTCTGTCGCCGGTGGTATAGGGCGGTCCTAGCCAGACCCCTTCTGCGTTTTTGACAACTCGCCATACGTGACATTAAACGTGTCCGAACTCAAAACAACATTTCTTTATCATTGATATCATCTAATAGATAAGGAAGACACGTCTGAATATTCCGCGCCGGAGTCCCAGTGACGAGACTGCAAATAGAGAACCAGCAGGTCATTTCTCGCGGTTAAATTTCATTTATAAGCTTGGCCGAGGTATTTCATTAGGATAACACCATGGTCGTACACATTTGAGGGAAATCTCGGTATCCCTTTCTGGTGGAATAATTAGCGACCGTCCGATATTTTTGCGAAGAGACGTTGGAACCCGGACTAACATCAAACGCGCCAGTGCACGACACCTAGCCAGAGCACAATGAACTATATCGCAACAGAGAGTGGGAGGGGAAAGGGGATGGGGTGCACAATGCTCAATGTATGAGCATTGTCGGGGCGACGTCGGGGCGCCATGGATCATGACGTAGATTACAatatgacgtcatgacatcgAGATCCTGGCTCTGATTTTGGGTAGCAACGAGTTGATTCACACCCCTGACAACATCGATAGCAGACGTGGCCCTGTCTTTCTCACGAAAACCAGTCTAAATTTCGATTAAGATCAAATTAAATCACTCTTAATTAATCAATCATCATGCCTAAGAAAGAATTCAACCCCATCGAGTTCGTCAAGGATCTTCTTGTTGGAGGAGTTTCCGCGGGCATATCCAAGACGGCTGTCGCGCCCATCGAAAGGGTGAAACTGCTTCTCCAAGTTCAACACGTCTCCAAGCAGATCGCAGTCGACCAGAGATATAAGGGTAACTATAAAATATTTAGATCGATTTCCAAATTAATGGAACGCTTTGATTTACTGACGCCATTTTGTCGTCTGCTTTTCAGGTATCATCGATTGCTTTGTGCGTGTACCGAAGGAGCAAGGATTTGCCTCACTGTGGAGGGGTAACCTGGCTAATGTCATCAGGTACTTTCCCACCCAGGCCCTCAACTTCGCCTTCAAAGACCAATACAAGGAGATTTTTCTGGGAGGAGTGGACAAGAATAAGCAATTCTGGAGATACTTCGCGGGAAATCTTGCCTCTGGGGGTGCGGCTGGTGCAACATCTCTCTGTTTCGTCTACCCGCTTGACTTCGCCAGGACCCGCCTCGCCGCAGACGTCGGAAAAGCTGGGACTGACAAGCGCGAATTCAGAGGTCTCGGGCATTGCCTGACCTCGATTGCGAAGAGCGATGGCGTCACTGGTCTCTACAGGGGATTCGGCGTCTCCGTCCAAGGCATTATCATCTACAGGGCTGCTTACTTCGGAGGTTTCGACACTGCTAAAGCCATGCTCATCTCAGACCCGAAGTCAGCCAACTTTTTCGTGTCGTGGATGATCgcccaggttgtgacaactggCGCTGGTATCTTGTCCTACCCCTTCGATACGGTCAGGAGGCGGATGATGATGCAGAGTGGCCGCAAAGACGTCCTTTACAAGAACACTCTGGACTGCTGGGCTAAAATCATGAAACAGGAAGGAGGATCAGCTTTCTTCAAGGGTGCCTTCTCCAATGTCCTCCGTGGTACTGGTGGTGCCCTTGTCTTGGCTATGTACGACGAAATCAAGAAATACATTTAAATCACGAAGTTTTATGAATCATAGAAATCATCTAAATCAACATTTTTCTTGAATTAAAACGAATAATAAGCACAAATGTATGAGTTTGATTCTGTTCTTAGTTTCGAAACTCTCGAAAACTTTGGGAACATAACTTCGGAAACTTTAGCGGAACAAAAGGTGGGGTCATTCATTGATATTGTCATCGTTTTGGGGGAAAAAATGCCTAACCTTATCATTAGGCTTACTGTCCAGAAACAGATTTTGAAACATCCGATTTCGATTTCGAATCATACGAGTGTTACATCCAGCAATGGTAAATGCATTACGGCTGGTGAATATCTATTAGCGTTGGCCACTCTCCGATTACAAGGCTGGCGTAAAGCAAGCCCATCTCCACTTCAATAAATTGCCCTTTCCACGAAGAATGCAAACGTGCAAGATGGCCGCCCCCGAAAATTTCGATTTCTATAAATTTGTCCTCATAACTTTGGCAATTTCTTCTCCATTATGCAATTGTTTATTCGAAGATCAGATTGGAAAGTTTGATTGGTTAGTATGGAACATTTTGGCCGTATTTGAAAGAATTTGTGTTATGTGTTGCAGAGAAATTGCGATTTGAACTGGTGATCTTGACTCGTCATCATTCATTCATCTTGCATTCTAAGATTCTTCATGCAGGTTGCACAGCACACTCAAGACACTGCCACTGTACCGGCACGTGCACGTTGCATGTCATGTCTAGAAGGAATCAAGATTTACTTTTCTACTCCCTAGGCCAGGGCTATCGGTCCAGTCCTGTCTACGGCTGTCTGTGCTAGCTGCTATAGCCAAGCCCCCTGGCCCTCGGCCCTGGGCTTGGCCCTGGCCCTGGGTGTCCAGTTGGCCATCCCAGCCCGGCTGCAGCCGAGTGACCTAGCCCAATGCCAAGGCTGGATTGCCGATAAGCATTGCATTGAGGTCTGGTCCAAGCCTGACAAGCAAGGCAGAACCACGAAAAACAGTGATTGCCACTTATTCACTTTTGTTGCAGGAGACATCAATATGTTGGGCAAGCAGAGTTTGTTTACTTCGACCAATCCAGTCAGAGCGGAAGGCACATTATGGTTGGAACGCACCAGAATGTTGTCGCTTCACTCAGTGCAAGGAATGGCCACATCCGTAAGTCATGGGAGATTGAATCAGCTGACCATACAACCTTTTCTGGTACCCTTTTTCATGAGAATGACTGACTCGTGAAGCACATTGATCTAGTCTGATCAGATGTAGAAGCAGAACTAGGCCCCAATTCAGACATGACTTACAGATGAATATTGATTCTAAAGTGTAAAATAGCATTGTATTTGTTCTCCCCTGCCTAAGATTCTTCTAAAATGCACTCTATATTCTTTTCAGTTTGGAGACAGATTCTAGAATCTGGAGATGCTGGCAAGATAAGTGATTTAATTCAAACTGCAAACTGTGAGTATTCTATCCCATTGTTGTTTCATTGCTGGTTCTTTCTGTTAACCTGTAGTGTTATTCTAAGCAATTCAGGGTTTTCGACCGCTGAGCTGAATTCAAGGCCGTAGACTATATAAGTAAGGTGGCTGGCAACGTTGCACCAAGCCCTTAGCAGTGCATTAGCTGGCACAGGTGTCTGCCCTCCAACACCCAGTCATCCACCTAGCCAGGAATTGTATTTGCTTCAACCCAAAAGAATCGTAGTCTGTGATTAGGTGATGTAACTCTTTGCAAATATAACTTCAAACTTCACTTTTCAGCGATTGTGTGTCTGACCGGAGGTGGATCACACGTAAGGAACTACTTGTCTCAGACAGGTCATCTCTTGTGGGAGACGTCTTTCAATACTCCTGTTGAAAAAAGGTAAGTACCAGTTGATTTAGTGATAGGAGTATTAGAGTTGTTAAGCAATGATAAAAGCTTTCTTCATCAGCTTTGTACCCTTGGAGGTGTTATTCCTTGAAAAGGTAGATGACTCACTGCAACATCTACAGAAATTAATCTGAAGTTCACTTCCTTATTGTATCTGTAACACAAGTGGAAAGAGGTCAGAAAGGGCCATATGTGAGTTTTTGCACGAAACTTAGTAAGTTGAGTGCTTTATCTCATTTCACATTTTCAGATCGACCATCGAAGTATTTTCAAGGGACCATAATGGCGGTAAGTGAATATTTGTTAGTGGGGATTTGGTCAACATCGCATCACTCCCCACACTTTGATCATCAGTTGTGAATCAGTTGTAAAGCTCAGAGGAGACATTTTTCATTCTTTTGAAATCGATATTTTGTTCAGTCCTGTAAATTCTCTTTACAATtacattcatttcaacatgCCATTTTCAGATTCACTGTTGGTGCTTCATGAGAACCGTCTTGCCATGCTAGAGACAGAGGAAGGGAAAGAAATTTGGAACATTGACTTACCAAATAGGTTGGTATTAAGACAATGTCTGTCAGGATGTGGCACTGAGAGTACCGGCTTTGCCACAATTTGAACCCTTGCTTGAGACTAATTCATTGAGACGACTTCCCCTTCGGCGCTTCGCCCATATGTTATATTTTTCACCAGGTATTGAATGAAGACTATCGGCAGGAGCCAGGTTGTTCAGATTTAGTTAGAGAAAGTTGCCATTAGGGGTCTCTCCTGTCTCACAGTACATAGCGCAGTCCCCCCTAACTAAATCACGAGATCAACATCTTCTTCTCTCTTTCAGTGACAATGTTGCCTACCTCTATGTTGATGTGAATGGTAAAGACATCGCTGTGGCTGGAGTGTCGCCTGGAAACCAGGTTGCCATTTTGACATATACATCCTCCGGGAAGATGGTGTCGCAGATGACGGTTCCAGCACCTTGGATTGCCAAGGATACCAGGTAGGAAGTGTctccaaactatttttcttcCTCACCCTGTGTAGCATGAAAATTTTACATAAATGTACCTAGGATTGTATCTTATTCACaaactgaatacatgtaattagcTTTGGGACTTTTCTTTGAAACGGTAAGGACACAAGAGCTTGGTCTTACACATTGATCCTCTGGACATTTCACTATGTACTTGGCTTCAAACTGAGCGCAGTCTTGGAGGCTGTTTTTGATCATGAGAACGTTATAAATCTGTATAGAGTGTCATAAAGGTAAAGTAATGCTCATGCATGTCCGTGCATTCCAGCTGTCAGATGGTCGGTGCTAAGTCCTTCGCCTGTGTTGCATCCTCTGCTATCTATACCATCAAGATATCAGGGAAGAATGCGTTCACAAAGACAACCTTCCAAGACCTCGGCCTCCCAGATGGTGATCGACCACAGCTCACCAGTCACCTGAAGGAGATGAATAGAGATGGCGCGTCGATGCTCGTGTTGAAATTGACATCGATGCAGCACGCTGTTATCAGCTTACAGGGAGAGAAGGTCACATTGGCAAAGGAGCCATTTGAGGTAGAAACACAAGATAAATCATTGTCTGCATTTCCCATTTTAAGTGTGGGTTGGCGACGTTGATATATATACATAGAATAGGTTTACTAGTGACTGAAACCAGCATTGAGATCTAAAGCTGTTTTTGTAAAGTTTGCTGAGCATGCTGATTGCTGTAAATATCAGACTAAAAACCACAACCTTTCCTTTTTTCCAGGCGTCTGCTGTGCAGTTTATCAGAcacgatgatgacaatgatgtgcTTCTATCTAGTGTCAGGAAAAGCCAAGATGTAAGTACTATATACAGTCGATTAAAGCAAGACTGTGCTATCTGGGTTCACCCAGTGCCCGATTCTGCTTGGATCCATTTGAATCAATCCAAAATTATAACTTTGCTTTTCATTTCCAGAGCGTTTTACTGACTGGCTACAGTCTGACAAGCAAAACTGAGCTATCTGAGTTCACCCAGCGTCTGATGTTACCCGGACACCATGGGAATCCAACAAAGCTCTACTCATTGGGCTTCAGGAAGAGAGATGGTAGCACGGGGTACAGATATCTGATCATATCAGAAGATCATGCCATTACGCTCATGCAGCAATCAGGTAAGATAGTAAGACAGTAAGATGTTCCTTTCCATGGACCACCCTGTCAGCCTAACATTCTCCAAGACGAGCTTTATGTTCAGGGCATAAACATTGTAGACCGGGGCGGGTTGCTCGATTTTGCGTAAAGTCCTGTTGCTACTTTTGTTACAATAGAAGCAATAGGACAGGGCTCCAGGCCTGAATATTCAAAGAAATTTGTCACTAACTCACTAACTGCTTGATGTAGTCTTTAACTTAGCATTTATtgacattttcaggaaaggCAGTATGGAACCGTGAAGAGGCTCTAGCATCAGTGCTCTCAGTTGAGATGGTGGATCTACCTGTGTCGGAGAATGAGGCAAAAATGGAGGATGAGTTTGGAAAGAAAGAAGGTTTGTGGTCTTTCAAACGTTGGGGTTGAGTGAAGGGGTTCATAAGATAGATTTCAATTGGCCAAAATAGTTTTGCTGTTAAGGTAGGCAACCGCAAAAGACCCATGCCACGAAACGGCAGTTTAGGAATTTGATTTCTTCAACAACAAAGATAGTCATAGTCATGACTAAAATAACTTGTTGAAGTTAATTTGGGGAGATTGAAATTAATCAAAAGTTGTCAGTCACTCACAACATGCACGTAGACACGAGTTATATCAAGAATGCCTTTTTTCTGCAGACCATGGATCAACAGGTAACATTGTTGTTGTCTCAATGGCGACGTTATTCAAGATGAATGTTGTGTGATCTTCTTCAAGTaaaatagcatgaaatttcTGTTGGTGTGTGGTATATTTGGGATGTTACACTAAATGCATCAATGCCATCAGTGGTTAAGTCATATCTACTTGGATTTGCCGGTTGATAGAAGTTACACATAAATGTTTTGTGAATGTTGTGTGCATTACCTTAAGGACTgttcttttattttcacatcCTGATCATCATCTTACACTTCATCTTTATAAGGCCATTGTTTATCGTTATCATGGTTTTATCCAGCATGTGATTTGTTTGTCTTCCCATTCAATTTGTTGCTTGCTTGTTATTATGAAAGGATTTTATAGTTTTGAAATGTGAAATTGAAAGACTTTGTCTATGCTGCCTGTGTGTTTCAGTTGTGAGCAGGGTCGTGAGTCACAGTAGCAATGGTCAGTCTGCACATAAGCATTATCGCTAGGATTTACACGCTTGTTTGAGGGTAAAATCACTTGTTACAGCAATCTGTTCAGAGAATGTGACAGGTTTAATGATTATCGCCGGCACCTACTATGACCCTGCAGAGTCGCATCGCTTGTCTGCAGTGCAATTTTGAATCCCTTCATTTTTTATAAAGGTTAAGACGAATCAATGTTTGTGTGTTTCAGATGATATGTTTGTTATGCTGTTCAAGAGGATCACCACTCAGTTGTCACAGTTAAAGGTAGGGCAGTTTTACCCTTGTTGCTAAGAATGTGGAAATTTTGAACCCTTAGATAACTCCCCTTCATGCATGAAGCCAGCTTGTACTTCAGTTTAGATCAGGAACTCATTATTAACCATTGCATGAAGAACTTTGTGATGTCAAAAAGAAAGCCAGGCACTCATTATGGGCCAAAAGGGGATCCTTATCCTGTCGGTCAG encodes the following:
- the LOC135488116 gene encoding ADP,ATP carrier protein-like → MPKKEFNPIEFVKDLLVGGVSAGISKTAVAPIERVKLLLQVQHVSKQIAVDQRYKGIIDCFVRVPKEQGFASLWRGNLANVIRYFPTQALNFAFKDQYKEIFLGGVDKNKQFWRYFAGNLASGGAAGATSLCFVYPLDFARTRLAADVGKAGTDKREFRGLGHCLTSIAKSDGVTGLYRGFGVSVQGIIIYRAAYFGGFDTAKAMLISDPKSANFFVSWMIAQVVTTGAGILSYPFDTVRRRMMMQSGRKDVLYKNTLDCWAKIMKQEGGSAFFKGAFSNVLRGTGGALVLAMYDEIKKYI